In Gammaproteobacteria bacterium, one genomic interval encodes:
- a CDS encoding DUF1838 domain-containing protein — MPESNRELNRRDLLGVSALALSGLAVACAPGNPGNNDDPAVGEDSASQDLSDAWSATPESLFRNFVRVRADLNGGVSPWWWSGVYVAVTPDENPRVLFAAEGCETKRVERLDENRYEIWSKVMTVFKDPETGEILNGKEYHNPFTGEMNQVEPNVIGSHMILEPDEQGRITERPAAGGDPEALDLSWVRSGDKLLMVGSRDYPEERPIPLAEYGTTVVSVPALNDPGPSRVEAVFSSVYLAPWQRFLAMPEQAGHAVWHAVGRKTHGFHELTPAYLAEAERYIPDVLAWAD, encoded by the coding sequence ATGCCCGAATCGAATCGCGAATTGAACCGCCGGGACCTGCTTGGAGTGTCGGCCCTGGCGCTGAGCGGCCTGGCGGTAGCCTGCGCCCCCGGCAATCCGGGAAACAACGACGACCCCGCCGTGGGCGAAGACTCCGCCTCTCAAGACCTGAGCGACGCATGGAGCGCCACCCCCGAGAGCCTGTTCCGAAATTTCGTTCGGGTGCGCGCGGATCTGAACGGCGGCGTTTCGCCCTGGTGGTGGAGCGGCGTTTACGTGGCGGTGACGCCGGACGAGAATCCGCGCGTGCTGTTTGCCGCCGAGGGCTGCGAGACCAAGCGCGTGGAACGGCTGGATGAGAACCGCTATGAAATCTGGTCGAAGGTGATGACCGTTTTCAAGGATCCCGAAACGGGCGAGATCCTGAACGGCAAGGAATACCACAATCCGTTTACCGGCGAGATGAACCAGGTGGAACCCAATGTGATCGGTTCGCACATGATTCTGGAACCGGACGAACAGGGACGCATTACCGAACGGCCGGCGGCCGGAGGCGATCCCGAGGCGCTGGACCTGAGCTGGGTGCGCAGCGGCGACAAGCTGCTGATGGTGGGTTCGCGGGACTATCCGGAGGAACGTCCCATACCGCTGGCCGAATACGGCACGACAGTAGTGAGTGTGCCGGCGCTGAACGACCCGGGACCCAGCCGCGTGGAGGCGGTCTTTTCTTCCGTATACCTGGCGCCATGGCAACGCTTTCTTGCGATGCCCGAACAGGCGGGCCACGCCGTCTGGCACGCGGTCGGGCGCAAGACCCACGGATTTCACGAACTCACGCCCGCCTACCTCGCCGAAGCCGAACGCTACATCCCCGACGTCCTGGCCTGGGCCGACTGA
- the hpaH gene encoding 2-oxo-hepta-3-ene-1,7-dioic acid hydratase, with protein MPTLTPEQAQRAAERLDEAERTRRQMAPLSFDYPEMDLVDAHAVQDAWIRMKVARGARIRGRKVGLTSKAMQRAMNIGEPDYGTLLDDMFFGNGAEIEAAGFLDPRVEVEIAFVLSRPLAGESVTVEEVLAATEAVYPSLELIAARSYRVDPATGRTRTVIDTIADNAASAGVVLGARGFEPGEVDLPWSGGILYRNGEVEETGLAAGIMGHPANGVGWLARRFAAHGIALQAGDVILSGSFTQPVAARAGDDFLADFGPLGRIGCRFI; from the coding sequence TTGCCGACTCTTACGCCGGAACAGGCCCAGCGGGCCGCCGAGCGCCTCGACGAGGCGGAAAGGACCAGGCGCCAGATGGCTCCGCTGAGCTTCGATTATCCGGAGATGGACCTGGTGGACGCGCACGCCGTGCAGGACGCCTGGATCCGCATGAAGGTGGCCCGCGGAGCAAGGATCCGGGGACGAAAGGTGGGATTGACATCCAAAGCGATGCAGCGGGCCATGAACATCGGCGAGCCGGACTACGGCACGCTGCTGGACGATATGTTCTTCGGCAACGGAGCGGAAATTGAAGCGGCCGGCTTTCTTGATCCGCGGGTGGAAGTGGAGATCGCGTTCGTGCTGAGCAGGCCGCTTGCGGGTGAGAGCGTTACGGTAGAGGAGGTGCTGGCGGCCACCGAGGCCGTGTATCCGTCGCTGGAGTTGATCGCGGCGCGCAGCTACCGGGTCGATCCGGCAACCGGGCGCACCCGAACGGTGATCGACACCATCGCCGACAACGCGGCTTCCGCCGGCGTGGTCCTGGGCGCCAGGGGCTTCGAACCGGGCGAAGTGGATCTTCCCTGGTCCGGCGGGATTCTCTACCGCAACGGTGAAGTGGAGGAAACCGGTCTGGCGGCCGGGATCATGGGTCACCCGGCCAACGGCGTGGGCTGGCTGGCGCGCCGGTTTGCGGCGCACGGCATCGCCTTGCAGGCGGGCGACGTAATCCTGAGCGGATCGTTCACGCAGCCGGTCGCGGCACGCGCCGGCGATGATTTTCTGGCAGACTTCGGCCCGCTTGGCCGGATAGGCTGCCGATTCATATAG
- a CDS encoding HpcH/HpaI aldolase/citrate lyase family protein, with protein sequence MKLPENRFKRALSEDGVQFGLWLALASPVAAELCACVGFDWLLVDGEHGADDFRSTYSQLQAIEGTGTPAIVRLADDDPVRIKRYLDMGVQSLLIPMVDTAEQAERLAAAVRYPPRGIRGLATSITRASRWTQIEDYARHADEQICLIVQAETVTALDNLKAIAAVDGVDSVFVGPSDLSASMGYLGQPGHPEVQAAIAQALRDIAASGKAPGTLAGSPEAVRTHTANGVKFLGIGSDTALLVGGSRGLLNSVAG encoded by the coding sequence ATGAAATTACCGGAAAACCGATTCAAGCGCGCGCTGAGCGAAGATGGCGTGCAATTCGGCCTGTGGCTGGCCCTCGCGTCGCCGGTGGCCGCGGAACTGTGCGCATGCGTCGGCTTCGACTGGCTGCTTGTCGATGGCGAGCATGGAGCCGACGATTTTCGCTCCACATATTCGCAATTGCAGGCCATCGAGGGTACCGGGACGCCGGCCATCGTGCGGCTGGCGGACGACGATCCGGTCCGGATCAAGCGCTACCTGGACATGGGCGTGCAGTCCCTGCTGATACCGATGGTGGACACGGCCGAGCAGGCGGAGAGGCTGGCGGCAGCCGTGCGCTATCCGCCGCGCGGAATCCGCGGCCTGGCCACCTCGATTACCCGCGCCTCGCGCTGGACTCAAATCGAGGATTACGCCCGCCACGCCGACGAACAGATCTGCCTGATCGTGCAGGCGGAAACCGTCACCGCGCTGGACAACCTCAAGGCCATCGCGGCGGTGGACGGCGTGGATTCGGTTTTCGTCGGTCCGTCCGACCTGTCGGCATCCATGGGTTACCTGGGCCAGCCGGGTCATCCGGAGGTGCAGGCGGCGATCGCCCAGGCCCTGCGGGATATTGCCGCCTCGGGCAAGGCCCCGGGAACCCTGGCCGGCTCTCCGGAAGCGGTTCGCACGCACACGGCCAACGGCGTGAAGTTCCTGGGCATAGGGAGCGATACCGCCCTGCTGGTCGGCGGCTCCAGGGGTCTGCTGAATTCAGTCGCAGGCTGA
- a CDS encoding alpha/beta fold hydrolase, with translation MVLFSHGQESGPWGTKITALAQDARDAGLDVDSIDYRGMPNPAERAAKLVARMRESDDEILLVGSSMGGYVAVAAAQQQPAAGLFLMAPALAVPDWPPLEKTVTAPALLVHGWEDDIVPLQWSIEFARANKARLHLLRAGHSLTEALEEIRVLFRLFLSACD, from the coding sequence ATCGTTCTGTTTTCACACGGCCAGGAGAGCGGCCCCTGGGGAACCAAGATCACGGCGCTCGCACAGGATGCCCGCGACGCCGGCCTGGATGTGGATTCGATCGACTACCGGGGTATGCCCAATCCTGCGGAAAGGGCCGCGAAACTGGTTGCGCGGATGCGCGAATCAGACGATGAGATCCTGCTGGTGGGCAGCAGCATGGGCGGCTATGTGGCCGTGGCCGCGGCTCAGCAGCAGCCCGCCGCCGGGCTGTTCCTGATGGCGCCCGCCCTGGCCGTTCCGGACTGGCCTCCACTTGAGAAGACCGTAACGGCGCCGGCGCTGTTGGTCCATGGCTGGGAGGACGACATCGTTCCTCTTCAATGGAGCATCGAGTTCGCGCGCGCCAACAAGGCGCGCCTGCATCTTCTGCGCGCCGGCCACTCGCTGACCGAAGCGCTGGAAGAAATCCGGGTCCTGTTCAGGCTGTTTCTGTCAGCCTGCGACTGA
- a CDS encoding alpha/beta hydrolase, translated as MIRKIYVDGPHGQVHLRVAQPEAAAAGRAVLCFHMSPNSGLVYESLLEELGRDRIAVAPDTPGFGASDAPDEPPEIEDYADAMEAIVEQLGLEEIDLVGYHTGSKTAVELGLRRPEQVRHVVMISAPLFTKEELDEHRSLYAAKPIAEDGSHLVRRWKGFVRWHMQHHSLEKSAAIFTESLRGGDKYWWGHRAAFNYPLWERMPSLKVPLLVLNPEDDLWKQSLRAPKLIGNGGMVNLPGWGHGFLDAHTPIAGAMLREFFDRDRLPETPAECG; from the coding sequence ATGATTCGCAAGATTTACGTTGATGGACCCCACGGGCAGGTGCACCTGCGCGTGGCCCAACCCGAAGCGGCCGCCGCAGGCCGTGCGGTGCTGTGCTTTCACATGAGCCCGAATTCCGGCCTGGTGTACGAGAGCCTTCTTGAGGAATTGGGACGCGATCGGATTGCCGTGGCGCCCGATACGCCGGGTTTCGGCGCTTCGGACGCGCCGGACGAGCCGCCGGAGATCGAGGACTACGCCGACGCCATGGAGGCGATCGTGGAACAACTGGGTCTGGAGGAAATCGACCTCGTGGGCTACCACACGGGCTCGAAGACGGCGGTCGAACTGGGGTTGCGGCGGCCCGAGCAGGTACGTCACGTCGTGATGATCTCGGCGCCACTGTTCACCAAAGAGGAACTCGACGAGCACAGGAGCCTCTACGCCGCCAAGCCGATCGCGGAGGACGGATCGCACCTGGTCAGACGCTGGAAGGGATTCGTCCGCTGGCATATGCAGCACCACTCGCTTGAAAAGTCCGCGGCCATCTTCACCGAATCGCTGCGCGGTGGCGACAAGTACTGGTGGGGCCATCGCGCCGCCTTCAACTATCCCCTGTGGGAAAGGATGCCGTCCCTGAAGGTCCCGCTGCTGGTCCTGAACCCCGAAGACGATCTCTGGAAGCAGAGCCTGCGCGCGCCCAAATTGATCGGGAACGGCGGGATGGTCAACCTGCCCGGCTGGGGGCATGGGTTTCTGGATGCGCACACCCCGATTGCCGGCGCCATGCTGCGGGAGTTCTTCGACCGCGACCGCCTGCCCGAAACGCCGGCCGAGTGCGGGTGA
- the ppk2 gene encoding polyphosphate kinase 2, with translation MSREVGAKGNGRDQPARKPGEKPQRAAAEDTAGAAQADLGLPRTPHSPDAIKRVFQEGVYPYTDKMGRKVYEQNKASLQVELLKAQRWIKESGAKVLILFEGRDAAGKGGTIKRFMEHLNPRGARVVALEKPNDRERGQWYFQRYIEHLPAAGEIVLFDRSWYNRAGVERVLGFCTRAEYLEFMRQCPNLERMLVNSGIHLFKFYFSVSEEEQARRFDSRRTDPLKQWKISPVDVASLDKWDAYTEAKEAMFFYTDTADAPWTVIKSDDKKRARIAALQQLLVRLPYPDKNRSVIRGPDPLIAGPARRVVDSETPMDSR, from the coding sequence ATGAGCCGGGAGGTCGGCGCAAAGGGCAACGGGCGCGATCAGCCCGCCCGCAAACCAGGCGAAAAACCGCAGCGCGCCGCTGCTGAGGACACGGCGGGCGCAGCGCAGGCGGACCTCGGCCTGCCGCGCACACCGCACTCCCCCGACGCAATCAAGCGGGTGTTCCAGGAGGGCGTCTATCCCTATACCGACAAGATGGGGCGCAAGGTATATGAACAAAACAAGGCCTCGCTGCAGGTCGAATTGCTGAAGGCCCAACGCTGGATCAAGGAGTCGGGCGCTAAGGTGCTGATTTTGTTCGAGGGGCGCGACGCCGCCGGCAAGGGCGGAACGATCAAGCGCTTCATGGAACATCTGAACCCGCGCGGCGCGCGCGTTGTCGCACTGGAGAAGCCCAACGACCGGGAACGGGGCCAGTGGTACTTCCAGCGCTACATCGAACACCTTCCCGCGGCGGGTGAAATCGTGCTGTTCGACCGCTCCTGGTACAACCGCGCGGGCGTGGAGCGCGTGCTGGGATTTTGCACGCGCGCGGAGTATCTCGAGTTCATGCGCCAATGCCCCAATCTGGAACGAATGCTGGTCAACAGCGGCATTCACCTGTTCAAGTTCTACTTCTCGGTCTCGGAAGAAGAACAGGCCCGCCGTTTCGACAGCCGTCGAACCGACCCCCTGAAACAGTGGAAGATTTCCCCGGTCGATGTGGCTTCGCTGGACAAGTGGGACGCCTACACGGAAGCCAAGGAGGCGATGTTCTTCTATACGGATACCGCCGATGCGCCGTGGACGGTGATCAAGTCCGACGACAAGAAGCGCGCCCGCATCGCGGCACTGCAGCAATTGCTCGTGAGGCTGCCCTATCCCGACAAGAACCGCTCGGTGATTCGCGGCCCCGACCCGCTGATAGCCGGACCGGCGCGGCGCGTCGTGGACAGCGAAACCCCTATGGATTCCCGCTAG
- a CDS encoding amidohydrolase family protein — MTARLRALLSGAALLAVHAWAQPSLDDFRSPEAPCHDRSRGPQTAVVDTHVHFRPFGGPAVSFEDMIDFLDRSGVRFANVYGIGQMLPVGSPCTYYLDCPGVPVLPTLKNDFVNAANFVSNRPENVHLTLSMTFPDLARPETVLARMELLDREFPGVFRWMGEVNLVKQALFANAHRAVPLESIAAWEPFMKRLRERNIPFAVHSDLGHDGQPLQYLPWIEEVLRLYPDNPIVWMHLGLSRELTRIDPALHLGVLHRLLDRYPALMVDISWRVIHDNVFSQRELRAAYLPFIEEYSTRILPGSDFLASADKSFDIYSEELRLTGDILADLSDEAFRNIALGENYFRLLGLDYSAPAICPAGPSADRDPHASLDRRD, encoded by the coding sequence TTGACCGCGAGGCTTCGGGCGTTGTTGTCGGGTGCGGCGCTGCTTGCGGTGCACGCCTGGGCCCAGCCGAGCCTGGATGACTTCCGCTCCCCGGAAGCTCCCTGCCATGACCGCAGCCGCGGTCCGCAGACCGCGGTGGTCGATACCCACGTGCACTTCCGGCCGTTCGGCGGGCCTGCCGTTTCTTTTGAAGACATGATCGATTTTCTGGATCGATCGGGGGTTCGGTTCGCCAACGTATACGGCATCGGGCAGATGCTGCCGGTGGGCTCGCCGTGCACCTACTACCTCGATTGCCCGGGCGTTCCGGTGCTGCCCACGCTAAAGAACGACTTCGTGAACGCGGCGAACTTCGTATCAAACCGGCCGGAGAACGTGCACCTGACCCTGTCCATGACCTTTCCCGATCTTGCGCGTCCCGAAACGGTGCTCGCCCGGATGGAACTGCTCGACCGGGAGTTTCCCGGCGTGTTCCGCTGGATGGGGGAGGTCAACCTGGTGAAGCAGGCTTTGTTTGCGAATGCGCACCGGGCGGTCCCGCTTGAATCTATCGCAGCCTGGGAGCCCTTCATGAAGAGGCTGCGGGAACGCAACATTCCGTTTGCGGTCCATTCGGACCTGGGCCACGATGGCCAGCCCTTGCAATATCTTCCCTGGATCGAGGAAGTGCTCAGACTGTATCCGGACAATCCGATCGTGTGGATGCACCTGGGCCTGTCGCGCGAACTGACCCGGATCGACCCGGCACTGCATCTTGGAGTGTTGCACCGGTTGCTCGATCGCTATCCTGCGCTGATGGTGGACATTTCCTGGCGGGTCATCCACGACAATGTCTTTTCGCAACGCGAATTACGGGCCGCTTACCTGCCGTTCATCGAGGAGTATTCCACCCGCATCCTCCCGGGTTCGGATTTTCTGGCTTCGGCGGACAAGAGTTTCGATATCTATTCGGAGGAACTGCGTCTTACCGGCGATATCCTGGCCGACCTGAGCGACGAGGCGTTCCGCAATATCGCGCTGGGTGAAAACTATTTTCGCCTGCTCGGGCTCGACTACAGCGCGCCCGCAATCTGCCCGGCCGGTCCGTCCGCGGATAGAGACCCGCATGCAAGTCTTGATCGCCGTGACTAG
- a CDS encoding putative sulfate exporter family transporter, producing the protein MQVLIAVTSSLRSRAWWLGLALAVAVALLAGYSAEWIGESVFGLDRSPVSAIMLAIILGMVLSNSLNLAPLASDGLKFCSTTVLRIGIALLGIRLSLLSAGKFTLVALPFVVLAIAAGMTVVGFLGRRLGLSRRLGGLIAIGTSICGASAIVATAPLIRARESEVSYAIACITVFGIAAMFVYPILAHGFFENRPELAGLFLGTSIHETAQVAGAGMMYQAQYDAPVALDIATVTKLVRNLCMIAMIPLAGMLFGAERGAGGPRTAGDYLRMVPWFVVGFAVFSALRTAGDAGDQAFGFLDPNSWSQVVSLLRSAAEICLLVAMAAVGLNSSFAGIRSIGLRPFLLGLFAAAAVGGVSFLMISLFAPALLNMTGN; encoded by the coding sequence ATGCAAGTCTTGATCGCCGTGACTAGCAGCTTGCGGTCGCGCGCGTGGTGGCTGGGCCTGGCGCTGGCCGTTGCGGTTGCGCTCCTGGCCGGCTACTCGGCCGAATGGATCGGCGAGTCGGTGTTCGGCCTGGACAGGAGCCCGGTAAGCGCGATCATGCTGGCCATCATTCTCGGCATGGTCCTCTCCAACTCGCTGAACCTCGCGCCGCTTGCCTCGGACGGTCTCAAGTTCTGTTCCACGACTGTTCTGCGCATCGGCATCGCCCTGCTCGGAATTCGCCTGAGTCTGCTGAGCGCCGGCAAGTTCACGCTGGTGGCGCTGCCCTTCGTGGTCCTGGCGATAGCCGCCGGCATGACGGTTGTGGGTTTTCTGGGTCGGCGACTGGGACTGTCGCGGAGGCTGGGGGGATTGATCGCCATCGGGACCAGCATATGCGGCGCCAGCGCCATCGTGGCGACCGCACCGTTGATACGGGCCAGGGAATCCGAAGTCAGCTACGCGATCGCCTGCATAACGGTTTTCGGAATTGCCGCGATGTTCGTCTACCCGATATTGGCGCACGGTTTCTTTGAAAATCGACCTGAGCTCGCCGGCTTGTTTCTCGGCACGTCGATACATGAGACGGCGCAGGTGGCGGGCGCCGGAATGATGTACCAGGCCCAGTACGACGCGCCGGTGGCGCTCGATATCGCGACAGTGACCAAGCTTGTCCGCAACCTGTGCATGATTGCGATGATCCCCCTGGCGGGCATGCTTTTCGGCGCCGAACGCGGGGCGGGCGGCCCACGGACTGCGGGAGACTACCTGAGAATGGTGCCCTGGTTCGTGGTGGGATTCGCGGTCTTTTCGGCGCTGCGGACCGCGGGTGACGCGGGGGACCAGGCGTTTGGCTTTCTCGACCCGAACAGCTGGTCGCAAGTCGTGTCCCTGCTACGCAGCGCAGCCGAAATCTGCCTGCTTGTGGCAATGGCCGCAGTCGGCCTGAACTCCAGCTTCGCCGGAATTCGCAGTATCGGATTGCGGCCCTTCCTTCTCGGTCTGTTCGCAGCCGCGGCGGTGGGCGGGGTCAGCTTCCTGATGATCTCGCTGTTCGCGCCGGCGCTGCTGAACATGACCGGCAACTGA
- a CDS encoding DUF465 domain-containing protein — protein MNSNVETQVFANRERIKQLRDEHRDLDLAIAEMSKHASADQFMLKRMKKRKLRLKDMITRLESEQIPDLNA, from the coding sequence ATGAATTCAAACGTCGAAACACAGGTTTTTGCCAATCGGGAAAGAATCAAGCAACTCAGGGACGAGCACAGGGATCTGGATCTAGCCATCGCGGAAATGTCAAAACACGCGAGCGCCGATCAATTCATGCTGAAACGTATGAAGAAGCGCAAGCTGCGCCTGAAGGACATGATCACGCGCCTGGAGAGTGAACAGATTCCGGATCTGAACGCCTGA
- a CDS encoding amino acid ABC transporter substrate-binding protein → MVEAVLRLGRGMALCALAVLPAGGAFADTLSDVLERGMLRCAVIEASPGFSSIDANGRRYGFDIDNCRTVAAAVLGDADAIEYVPINPNTAFTTLQSGGVDVFPGGATWTFLRDTSMGLDYTGTYLYAGQGFVVRRASGVSSVTDLEGATICVAQGTTNEQNLADFFRARRMKYSIVTFADVERGLNAYLADRCDAFTTEVFSLAGRIVALRNPGEHRILGDVISKEPFSGLVRQGDPRWRDIVFWAFNSRVAAEEFGLTMSTVEEMRATTEDAEIRRFLGVEGGFGRQLGLREDWAYQIVAQVGNYGEVFARHFEPLGLERGLNALWRDGGLMIAMPYR, encoded by the coding sequence ATGGTGGAGGCTGTATTGCGATTGGGACGGGGAATGGCGCTGTGCGCGCTGGCGGTCTTGCCAGCGGGCGGAGCCTTCGCGGATACGCTGTCCGACGTGCTGGAGCGGGGCATGCTGCGTTGCGCCGTCATCGAAGCCAGTCCCGGCTTCAGCTCCATCGACGCCAACGGCCGAAGGTACGGCTTCGACATCGACAACTGCAGAACGGTGGCGGCCGCGGTCCTGGGCGACGCCGATGCGATCGAGTATGTGCCCATCAACCCCAATACCGCGTTTACCACTTTGCAATCCGGTGGCGTGGACGTTTTCCCCGGAGGCGCCACCTGGACTTTCCTGCGCGACACTTCAATGGGGCTGGATTACACCGGCACCTACCTGTACGCGGGGCAGGGTTTCGTGGTGCGCCGCGCATCCGGTGTATCGAGCGTTACGGACCTGGAAGGCGCCACGATCTGCGTGGCCCAGGGTACGACCAACGAACAGAACCTGGCGGACTTTTTCCGCGCCCGCCGCATGAAGTATTCGATCGTCACGTTCGCCGACGTGGAGCGCGGCCTCAACGCCTACCTGGCGGACCGTTGCGACGCCTTTACGACCGAGGTGTTCTCGCTGGCCGGGCGGATCGTGGCGCTGAGGAATCCCGGCGAGCATCGGATTCTGGGCGACGTGATTTCCAAGGAGCCGTTCTCCGGCCTGGTGCGGCAGGGAGATCCGCGCTGGCGCGACATCGTGTTCTGGGCCTTCAACTCGCGCGTGGCTGCGGAAGAGTTCGGCCTGACCATGAGCACCGTGGAGGAAATGCGGGCGACAACCGAAGATGCCGAGATTCGCCGGTTTCTCGGGGTGGAGGGCGGCTTCGGCCGGCAGCTGGGCTTGCGCGAGGACTGGGCCTACCAGATCGTCGCCCAGGTTGGCAATTACGGCGAAGTCTTCGCCCGGCATTTCGAGCCCCTGGGGCTTGAGCGCGGGCTCAACGCGCTGTGGCGCGACGGCGGACTCATGATCGCCATGCCGTATCGGTAG
- a CDS encoding ABC transporter permease subunit (The N-terminal region of this protein, as described by TIGR01726, is a three transmembrane segment that identifies a subfamily of ABC transporter permease subunits, which specificities that include histidine, arginine, glutamine, glutamate, L-cystine (sic), the opines (in Agrobacterium) octopine and nopaline, etc.) codes for MGRRRSGFPGELVRKNSAFWLQCLLGLALVALVVLVFRTTQSNLELLGVQSGFDFLWKKAGFSISQHLIPYTEDSPIWVALAVAILNTLLLAVFCIFLASLLGLFVGIGRLSSNWLVSRLSLAYLEVFRNIPVLLQIFFWYYVALRALPSLESSIFISDYLVLNNRGLYFPFIEFANGFSINPPVMGRFAYEGGFYLMPEFLALWIGLSLYNGSYISEIVRSGFQSVARGQWEAGTALGLKPATVLRRVAFPQALRAVLPPLTTVYMNMFKATSLAAAIAYPEIVSVFVGTVNNLAGRPVEVMAVSLVFYAGVSFLVAWLMGRWNKRVTLRGQ; via the coding sequence ATCGGTAGGCGCCGGTCCGGCTTTCCGGGCGAACTGGTGCGCAAGAATTCCGCCTTCTGGCTGCAGTGCCTGCTGGGCCTGGCGCTCGTGGCGCTTGTCGTCCTGGTGTTCCGCACTACCCAGTCCAACCTGGAACTGCTGGGAGTCCAGTCCGGCTTCGATTTCCTGTGGAAGAAAGCCGGTTTCTCGATTTCGCAGCACCTGATTCCGTACACCGAGGACTCGCCGATCTGGGTCGCGCTGGCCGTGGCAATCCTCAATACCCTGTTACTCGCGGTGTTCTGCATCTTCCTCGCCAGCCTGCTGGGTCTGTTCGTGGGCATCGGCAGGCTGTCTTCGAACTGGCTGGTTTCCAGGCTGTCGCTGGCCTATCTGGAAGTGTTCCGCAACATTCCGGTGCTGCTGCAGATCTTCTTCTGGTATTACGTCGCACTGCGCGCCCTGCCGTCACTGGAGTCCAGCATCTTCATCTCCGACTACCTGGTGCTGAACAACCGCGGCCTCTATTTCCCGTTCATCGAGTTCGCCAACGGTTTTTCCATCAATCCGCCTGTAATGGGACGTTTCGCGTACGAAGGCGGTTTCTACCTGATGCCGGAGTTCCTTGCGCTGTGGATCGGCCTTTCCCTGTACAACGGGAGCTATATCTCGGAGATCGTCCGGTCGGGCTTTCAGTCCGTGGCGCGTGGTCAATGGGAAGCGGGGACCGCGCTGGGGCTGAAGCCGGCTACCGTCCTGCGCCGGGTGGCCTTCCCGCAGGCATTGCGGGCCGTCTTGCCGCCGCTTACGACGGTGTACATGAACATGTTCAAGGCGACCTCTCTGGCGGCCGCGATCGCCTATCCGGAAATCGTCTCCGTGTTCGTGGGCACGGTCAACAACCTGGCCGGCCGGCCGGTGGAAGTGATGGCCGTTTCTCTGGTCTTCTATGCCGGCGTCAGCTTCCTGGTGGCCTGGCTCATGGGCCGCTGGAACAAGCGGGTAACGTTGCGTGGCCAGTGA
- a CDS encoding amino acid ABC transporter permease, whose product MKTSTARQSAGLPGWLRRNLFSSWWNAAVSLVLLGLLAMLAVRLFQWLIIDAQWAGSAPSACADTTSLCWPFVRARWPQFLYGLYPSDEVWRVNLGLAAGALLGAALAVRRMPARRWIAAFLLLAYPPLAWWLFRGGTWGLTPVETSLWGGFFLTLVVTGSVFWVSLLAGVLLALGRQSRMALVRQACTVWIEFWRAVPVLVLLFVVIIMLPLFLPANIEIDQLGRAMIAFAILMSTYLAEAVRGGLQSLSAGQYEAARALGLNWRQSRLHVVLPQALAVSLPQITSNFIGLFKETTVLLVIGLFDLLGEVQRAASDPQWLGTGTTAAGYIFVAVFFWTACFCLSRASSRLERRMTRYRAAAT is encoded by the coding sequence TTGAAGACATCCACTGCCCGCCAAAGCGCCGGCTTGCCCGGCTGGCTCAGGCGCAACCTGTTCTCGTCGTGGTGGAACGCGGCGGTCAGCCTGGTCCTGCTGGGTTTGCTGGCGATGCTGGCGGTCAGGCTTTTCCAGTGGCTGATCATCGACGCGCAATGGGCCGGGAGCGCCCCGTCCGCCTGCGCCGACACCACCAGCCTTTGCTGGCCTTTCGTGCGGGCGCGCTGGCCGCAGTTTCTCTACGGCCTTTATCCGTCCGACGAGGTATGGAGAGTCAATCTGGGCCTGGCGGCAGGCGCGCTGCTGGGAGCGGCGCTGGCCGTTCGCCGTATGCCGGCCCGGCGCTGGATTGCAGCATTCCTGCTGCTTGCCTATCCGCCGTTGGCGTGGTGGCTTTTTCGCGGCGGAACGTGGGGACTGACTCCGGTCGAGACGTCTCTCTGGGGCGGTTTCTTTCTCACCCTGGTCGTGACGGGATCGGTGTTCTGGGTCTCGCTGCTTGCCGGTGTTTTGCTGGCCCTGGGGAGACAGAGCCGCATGGCGCTGGTGCGTCAGGCCTGCACGGTGTGGATCGAGTTCTGGCGCGCGGTACCGGTGCTGGTGCTGCTGTTCGTCGTGATCATCATGCTGCCGTTGTTCCTGCCGGCGAACATCGAGATCGACCAGCTCGGCCGGGCCATGATCGCATTCGCAATCCTCATGTCCACCTACCTGGCCGAGGCCGTGCGCGGCGGATTGCAGAGCCTGTCCGCGGGCCAGTACGAAGCGGCACGGGCACTGGGCCTGAATTGGCGCCAGTCGCGCCTGCACGTGGTGCTGCCTCAGGCCCTGGCGGTGTCCTTGCCTCAGATCACCAGCAATTTCATCGGGCTGTTCAAGGAGACCACCGTGCTGCTGGTGATCGGCCTGTTCGATCTGCTGGGAGAGGTGCAGCGCGCGGCCAGCGATCCCCAATGGCTGGGAACGGGCACGACCGCGGCCGGTTATATCTTCGTGGCCGTTTTCTTCTGGACGGCCTGCTTCTGCCTGTCGCGCGCCAGTTCGCGCCTGGAGCGGCGCATGACGCGCTACCGGGCCGCCGCTACCTAG